A genomic segment from Acidimicrobiales bacterium encodes:
- the dapB gene encoding 4-hydroxy-tetrahydrodipicolinate reductase, producing the protein MFGAGGRMGSTVCRAVADDPELELVAAVDPHHRGIDLRQVIGDGGAGIQISGDCDALTSAGADVAVDFTQAAAARANLRWCAANRVHSVVGTTGLGDGDLAELRANFTDGVNCVVAPNFAIGAVLMMRFAEMAAPWFETAEVIELHHDSKVDAPSGTAMLTVQRMAAASGDWAPDPTTDEVVAGARGGDAAGIRVHSVRLRGLVAHQEVLLGTTGQSLSIRHDSYDRSSFMPGVLVAVKAVADRPGLTVGLDQLLDL; encoded by the coding sequence GTGTTCGGCGCAGGGGGGCGAATGGGTTCCACCGTGTGCCGAGCCGTGGCCGACGACCCCGAGCTCGAGCTGGTCGCCGCCGTCGACCCCCACCACCGGGGGATCGACCTCCGCCAGGTGATCGGCGACGGAGGGGCCGGGATCCAGATCTCCGGCGACTGCGACGCGCTGACGTCCGCCGGCGCCGACGTGGCCGTCGACTTCACCCAGGCGGCCGCCGCCCGCGCCAACCTGCGGTGGTGCGCCGCCAACCGGGTCCACTCCGTGGTGGGCACCACCGGGCTGGGCGACGGCGACCTGGCCGAGCTGCGGGCCAACTTCACCGACGGCGTGAACTGCGTGGTGGCACCCAACTTCGCCATCGGCGCCGTCCTCATGATGCGCTTCGCCGAGATGGCGGCCCCGTGGTTCGAGACGGCCGAGGTCATCGAGCTGCACCACGACTCCAAGGTCGACGCGCCGTCGGGGACGGCCATGCTCACCGTCCAGCGCATGGCGGCGGCGTCGGGCGACTGGGCCCCCGACCCCACCACCGACGAGGTGGTCGCCGGGGCCCGGGGCGGCGACGCGGCGGGCATCCGGGTGCACTCGGTGCGCCTCCGCGGCCTGGTCGCCCACCAGGAGGTGCTGCTGGGAACGACGGGCCAGAGCCTCAGCATCCGCCACGACTCCTACGACCGCAGCTCGTTCATGCCCGGCGTGCTCGTGGCCGTCAAGGCGGTGGCGGACCGCCCCGGTCTCACCGTCGGCCTGGACCAGCTGCTGGACCTGTAG